A region of Silurus meridionalis isolate SWU-2019-XX chromosome 13, ASM1480568v1, whole genome shotgun sequence DNA encodes the following proteins:
- the znf423 gene encoding zinc finger protein 423 isoform X4, translated as MDDESIFTCDNCQQDFECLADLTEHRTHHCPADGDDDPGLSWVASSPSSKDVASPSQMLGDGCCDLGMGEEEGGSGLPYPCQFCDKSFSRLSYLKRHEQIHSDKLPFKCTFCSRLFKHKRSRDRHVKLHTGDKKYSCQECEAAFSRSDHLKIHLKTHSSSKPFKCSICKRGFSSTSSLQSHMQAHRKNKEHMAKKDQVKRDGSTGDAADQDQDLYMCDYCEETFNQTDELEKHVLTRHPQLSDRAELQCIHCPEIFSDEGTLLTHIDRTHANKKHKCPMCAEQFTSVEDVYCHLDSHRQPDSSNHSASPDPVLGSVASMSSATPDSSASLERGSTPDSTHKPAQGRRKLVPSSDHDEGGWSGKLTYSCPYCSKRDFNSLAVLEIHLKTIHADKPQQSHTCQLCLDTLPTLYNLNEHVRKAHRSSGGSASNFPLLQFSNVSAFHCNYCPDMFADINSLQEHIRVSHCLPSGVVAGSTTLEGNHAFFCNQCSMGFLTESSLTEHIQQTHCNNSSGVTKMESPVLQPSQSFMEVYSCPYCTNSPIFGSLLKLTKHIKENHKNIPLANNKRKVKVADLSPVSSDVEISSPKRHRMAGESAPVGANGDYPCNQCDLRFTSFESFQAHLKSHLELLLRRQSCPQCNKEDFDSQESLLQHLTIHYTTTSTQYVCESCDKQFSSVDDLQKHLLDMHTFVLYHCTLCQEVFDSKVSIQVHLAVKHSNEKKMYRCTACAWDFRKESDLQMHVKHSHLSQPTGPGVASKARKCIFCGESFGTEVELQCHITTHSKKFNCRICGKAFHAIVLLERHLREKHCMFDGGNGNGNGGSQNGTPNGVSQSSKRGGGGSTAATEQADLQNMLLKGGSQETANSHEASGGEEELDASEPMYACDICGAAYTMESLLQNHRLRDHNIRPGEDDAGSRKKKADFIKGNHKCNVCSRTFFSENGLREHAQTHRGPAKHYMCPICGERFPSLLTLTEHKVTHSKSLDTGTCRICKMPLQSEEDFIEHCQMHPDLRNSLTGFRCVVCMQTVTSTLELKIHGTFHMQKLSSSGGSGGGGGSASSSPNGQLQVHKLYKCALCLKEFKNKQELVKLDVNGLPFGLCASCMNRGTNGQSPSGVITPQEPAEKGVSGLRCPECAVKFETLEDLESHVQVDHPEMSPETSAAKKATEASPIPKKKTYQCIKCQMTFETEREIQIHVANHMIGEPAQLPSEEGINHECKLCNQMFDSPAKLLCHLIEHSFEGMGGTFKCPVCFTVFVQANKLQQHIFAVHGQEDKIYDCSQCPQKFFFQTELQNHTLSQHAQ; from the exons ATGGTGATGATGACCCAGGGCTCTCCTGGGTGGCGTCCTCTCCCTCCAGCAAAGACGTGGCATCACCATCACAGATGCTAGGGGATGGCTGCTGTGATCTGGGCATGGGGGAGGAGGAAGGAGGCTCTGGCCTTCCTTATCCCTGCCAGTTCTGCGATAAGTCCTTCAGTCGTCTCAGCTACCTGAAGCGTCACGAACAGATTCACAGTGACAAGCTGCCCTTTAAGTGCACCTTCTGCAGTCGGCTGTTCAAACACAAGCGCAGCCGTGACCGTCATGTCAAACTGCACACCGGTGACAAGAAGTACAGCTGCCAGGAGTGTGAGGCTGCCTTCTCGCGTAGTGATCACCTTAAGATCCATCTGAAGACACATAGTTCCAGCAAACCCTTTAAGTGCAGCATTTGTAAACGTGGCTTCTCCTCCACGTCTTCACTTCAGAGCCACATGCAGGCTCATAGAAAAAACAAAGAGCACATGGCAAAAAAAGACCAGGTTAAGCGTGATGGGTCCACAGGTGATGCGGCTGACCAAGACCAGGACTTATACATGTGTGATTACTGTGAGGAGACTTTCAACCAAACCGATGAATTGGAGAAGCATGTACTGACTCGCCACCCACAGCTTTCAGACCGCGCTGAACTCCAGTGCATCCATTGTCCAGAGATTTTTAGTGATGAAGGCACCTTGCTCACACACATTGATCGAACACACGCCAACAAGAAACATAAGTGCCCCATGTGCGCAGAACAATTTACATCTGTAGAAGATGTCTACTGCCACCTGGACAGCCACCGGCAGCCTGACTCCAGCAACCACAGTGCCAGTCCTGATCCGGTTCTGGGCAGTGTAGCATCAATGagcagtgccactcctgactCCAGTGCCTCACTTGAAAGAGGATCAACTCCAGATTCAACCCATAAACCTGCACAGGGCAGACGCAAATTAGTTCCTTCTTCTGACCATGATGAGGGAGGCTGGTCAGGAAAGTTGACATATAGTTGCCCTTATTGCTCAAAGAGAGATTTCAACAGTTTGGCTGTTCTAGAGATTCACTTGAAGACTATTCATGCAGATAAACCTCAACAAAGCCACACCTGTCAACTGTGTCTGGACACCCTGCCAACTCTGTACAATCTGAACGAGCATGTACGGAAAGCACATCGATCCAGTGGAGGCTCTGCATCCAACTTTCCCCTTCTACAATTCAGTAATGTTTCTGCCTTTCATTGTAACTACTGCCCAGACATGTTCGCGGATATCAACAGCCTGCAAGAGCACATACGTGTTTCTCACTGCTTGCCTAGTGGTGTGGTCGCTGGCTCTACCACTCTGGAGGGCAACCATGCCTTTTTCTGTAACCAGTGCTCCATGGGGTTCCTTACAGAATCATCCCTTACTGAACACATCCAGCAAACCCATTGCAACAATTCCAGTGGTGTGACCAAGATGGAGTCTCCTGTACTGCAGCCTTCTCAGTCCTTTATGGAAGTGTATTCCTGCCCGTATTGCACCAATTCTCCCATATTTGGCTCCCTACTCAAGCTCACCAAACACATTAAGGAAAACCACAAAAACATCCCACTGGCCAACAACAAGCGCAAAGTCAAAGTCGCAGACCTAAGTCCTGTGTCTTCTGATGTGGAAATTTCTTCCCCAAAACGCCACAGGATGGCTGGTGAATCTGCTCCTGTAGGTGCTAACGGGGACTACCCCTGCAACCAGTGTGACCTTCGCTTTACTAGCTTTGAAAGCTTCCAGGCCCACCTTAAGTCTCACCTGGAACTATTGCTGAGGAGACAGTCCTGTCCTCAGTGCAACAAAGAGGACTTTGACTCTCAGGAGTCCCTGCTGCAGCACTTGaccatacactacactaccaccTCCACACAGTATGTCTGTGAGAGCTGTGACAAACAGTTCTCTTCTGTTGATGATTTGCAAAAGCACTTGTTGGACATGCACACATTTGTGCTCTACCACTGCACATTATGTCAAGAAGTATTCGACTCCAAGGTCTCCATCCAAGTCCACTTGGCTGTGAAGCAcagcaatgagaagaaaatgtATCGCTGCACGGCATGTGCATGGGACTTCCGTAAGGAAAGTGATCTGCAGATGCATGTCAAGCACAGTCACCTAAGTCAACCCACTGGGCCAGGTGTTGCCAGCAAAGCTCGCAAGTGTATATTCTGTGGGGAGAGTTTTGGTACAGAGGTTGAGCTCCAGTGCCACATCACCACCCATAGTAAAAAGTTTAACTGCCGCATCTGTGGGAAGGCCTTCCATGCTATTGTTCTGTTGGAGAGGCATCTCAGAGAGAAGCACTGCATGTTTGATGGAGGAAACGGCAATGGAAATGGAGGAAGTCAGAATGGAACTCCAAACGGGGTGAGTCAAAGCTCTAAGCGTGGAGGGGGAGGCTCAACTGCAGCCACAGAACAGGCTGACTTGCAAAACATGCTCCTAAAGGGAGGGTCTCAAGAAACTGCGAACAGCCATGAAGCCAGCGGAGGAGAGGAAGAATTAGATGCCTCAGAGCCAATGTATGCTTGTGACATCTGTGGGGCAGCATACACTATGGAGTCCCTACTCCAAAACCACCGACTGCGTGATCACAATATAAGGCCCGGTGAGGATGATGCAGGATCCCGCAAAAAGAAGGCTGACTTCATCAAGGGTAATCACAAGTGTAATGTCTGCTCAAGAACCTTCTTTTCTGAGAATGGCTTGAGAGAACATGCCCAAACTCACCGTGGGCCAGCCAAGCACTACATGTGCCCTATCTGTGGAGAACGCTTCCCCTCTCTTCTCACACTCACAGAGCACAAAGTCACCCACAGCAAGAGCTTGGACACAGGCACCTGCCGCATCTGCAAGATGCCCCTCCAAAGTGAGGAGGATTTCATTGAACACTGCCAGATGCATCCTGACCTGAGGAACTCCCTCACAGGTTTCCGCTGTGTGGTCTGCATGCAAACTGTCACTTCCACTTTGGAGCTGAAGATTCATGGCACATTCCACATGCAGAAGCTCTCCTCATCAGGTGGCAGTGGTGGGGGAGGAGGTTCAGCCTCATCATCACCCAATGGCCAGCTGCAGGTGCACAAGTTATATAAGTGTGCCCTTTGTCTGAAAGAGTTTAAGAACAAGCAGGAGCTGGTCAAGCTGGATGTTAACGGCCTACCTTTTGGGCTGTGTGCTAGCTGCATGAACCGAGGCACCAATGGTCAGTCACCCAGTGGTGTTATAACCCCTCAAGAGCCAGCAGAGAAAGGTGTTTCTGGACTACGCTGTCCTGAGTGTGCTGTGAAGTTTGAGACCTTGGAGGATCTGGAAAGCCATGTTCAGGTAGACCATCCTGAGATGAGCCCAGAGACCAGTGCAGCTAAAAAAGCAACAGAGGCTTCACCCATTCCTAAA AAGAAAACATATCAATGCATCAAATGCCAAATGACCTTTGAAACAGAACGGGAGATCCAGATCCATGTGGCCAATCACATGATTG GAGAGCCCGCCCAGCTGCCATCAG